A window from Staphylococcus succinus encodes these proteins:
- a CDS encoding TM2 domain-containing protein, translating into MKINKVIYVLLAFLLGWSGIHKFYSNQLAQGIVHLIFFWTGIPYIIAIINGIITIFFKKADENGMISFEK; encoded by the coding sequence ATGAAAATAAACAAAGTTATTTATGTATTACTTGCCTTTCTCCTTGGATGGAGTGGGATCCATAAATTTTATTCAAATCAATTAGCACAAGGTATTGTACATTTAATCTTCTTTTGGACAGGCATCCCTTACATCATTGCGATAATAAATGGCATAATTACTATTTTCTTTAAAAAAGCTGATGAAAATGGCATGATTAGTTTCGAAAAATAA
- a CDS encoding GNAT family N-acetyltransferase has product MIRKAKKEDKHKVAQLCYIIWHELDIDMVKSVEKERLLKVMEQSIVEVNYRGHYSNVWVYEMDGEIAGCLIAYPGEQEEMLEKAWLDMILEEDIKAFGTPMPMKEANDDEYYIETVATFPEYRGKGVATQLIKHVLTTYPGEKWSLNCDITNAGALHVYKKLGFQIASEFDLYGHMHYHMTYTTKSLD; this is encoded by the coding sequence ATGATCAGAAAAGCTAAAAAAGAAGATAAACATAAAGTTGCACAATTATGCTACATCATATGGCATGAGTTGGATATAGATATGGTTAAAAGTGTTGAAAAGGAACGATTACTTAAAGTGATGGAACAGAGTATAGTAGAGGTCAATTATAGAGGTCACTATAGTAATGTATGGGTATATGAAATGGATGGTGAAATAGCGGGATGCTTAATTGCTTATCCTGGAGAACAAGAGGAAATGCTTGAAAAGGCATGGTTAGACATGATACTTGAGGAAGATATTAAAGCTTTTGGTACACCTATGCCTATGAAAGAAGCAAACGATGATGAGTATTATATTGAAACAGTTGCAACTTTTCCTGAATATCGCGGTAAAGGGGTGGCAACACAACTTATTAAGCATGTATTAACAACATATCCTGGAGAAAAATGGAGTTTAAATTGTGATATAACAAATGCTGGGGCATTACACGTTTATAAAAAATTAGGATTTCAAATAGCGAGTGAATTTGATTTATATGGTCATATGCATTATCACATGACGTATACAACAAAATCATTGGATTAA
- a CDS encoding IDEAL domain-containing protein — translation MKHNTHVKYNTLESFVSTINDLGIELIIDESLRNVRKQQLEYLIDDALKNKNENDFKRFTEEYRNLEEFLVG, via the coding sequence ATGAAACACAATACTCATGTTAAATACAATACATTGGAATCTTTTGTATCTACTATCAATGATTTGGGCATTGAATTAATTATTGATGAATCACTTAGGAATGTTCGTAAGCAGCAATTAGAATATCTTATTGACGATGCATTAAAGAATAAAAACGAGAATGATTTCAAACGATTTACTGAAGAATACAGAAACTTGGAGGAATTCCTCGTTGGTTAA
- the menD gene encoding 2-succinyl-5-enolpyruvyl-6-hydroxy-3-cyclohexene-1-carboxylic-acid synthase gives MSNHIHALTKQVFTFVSELYAYGVREVVISPGSRSTPMAIAIEAHPKMKSWIHPDERSAAFFAMGLMKGSERPVAILCTSGSAAANYTPAISESQLSHLPLVVLTSDRPHELRGIGAPQAINQNNMFANFVQYQFDFPIAEGNDDEDYMTSTVKFQLQKASQYLYGPHRGPIHFNLPFREPLTPDVEKVEWLTSETKILPHYQKTTSLNEISSIVNKRKGIIIVGDMQHQDVDQILTFATIHDMPILADPLSQLRREHHPNVITTYDLLYRAGLEVEVDFIIRVGKPVISKKLNQWLKATDAFQILVQNNDYPDAFPIPPHVSYELSANDFFRQLSDATTVERKQWLQKWQSLEKHAQAEVKDYLRTATDEAVYVSNVLDKLTSQDALFVSNSMPIRDVDNLFMDCEAEVYANRGANGIDGVVSTALGMAVHKNITLLIGDLAFYHDMNGLLMSKLNDINLNIILLNNDGGGIFSYLPQKEAAESYFERLFGTPTGLNFEHTALLYDFAFDRFESIESFKYTELSKFGAHIYEIMTHREDNRKQHLKLYKKLSDIINVTL, from the coding sequence ATGAGTAACCATATACATGCATTAACAAAACAAGTATTTACATTTGTTTCGGAATTATATGCTTATGGGGTAAGAGAAGTAGTAATCAGTCCAGGATCACGCTCTACACCAATGGCCATAGCGATTGAAGCACACCCTAAAATGAAGTCTTGGATTCATCCAGATGAACGAAGTGCCGCATTTTTCGCTATGGGTTTGATGAAAGGAAGCGAACGCCCAGTTGCTATACTATGTACTTCGGGAAGCGCTGCTGCGAATTACACCCCAGCTATTTCTGAAAGTCAGTTAAGTCATCTGCCATTAGTGGTATTAACTAGTGATCGTCCTCACGAATTAAGAGGGATAGGTGCACCTCAAGCAATCAATCAAAATAATATGTTTGCTAATTTTGTACAATATCAATTTGATTTTCCGATTGCAGAAGGCAATGATGATGAAGATTATATGACGAGTACTGTGAAATTTCAATTACAAAAAGCAAGCCAATACTTATATGGGCCACATAGAGGGCCTATACATTTTAATTTACCTTTTAGAGAACCATTAACACCAGATGTTGAAAAAGTTGAATGGCTAACTTCAGAAACAAAAATATTACCACATTATCAAAAGACGACAAGTTTAAATGAAATTAGTTCAATAGTTAATAAACGCAAAGGCATCATCATAGTTGGCGATATGCAACATCAAGATGTAGATCAAATCTTAACATTTGCAACTATACATGACATGCCTATCTTGGCCGATCCTTTAAGTCAATTGAGACGAGAGCATCATCCAAATGTAATCACGACATATGATTTATTATATAGAGCTGGATTAGAGGTAGAAGTTGATTTTATTATTCGCGTTGGTAAACCGGTAATATCAAAGAAATTAAATCAATGGCTAAAAGCGACAGATGCATTTCAAATCTTAGTACAGAATAATGACTATCCTGATGCATTTCCAATACCACCTCATGTTTCATATGAGTTGTCAGCAAATGATTTCTTTAGACAACTTTCTGATGCGACAACTGTGGAACGTAAGCAGTGGTTACAAAAATGGCAATCATTAGAAAAACACGCGCAAGCTGAGGTTAAAGATTATTTAAGAACGGCTACAGATGAAGCGGTTTATGTCAGTAATGTGTTAGATAAATTAACTTCTCAAGATGCTTTGTTTGTAAGTAATAGTATGCCAATACGAGATGTAGACAATCTGTTTATGGATTGTGAAGCGGAGGTTTATGCAAACAGAGGTGCTAATGGTATAGATGGTGTGGTTTCTACTGCATTAGGCATGGCAGTACATAAAAATATTACTTTGCTTATTGGTGATTTAGCATTTTATCATGATATGAATGGTTTGTTGATGTCTAAATTGAATGATATTAACTTGAATATCATTTTATTAAACAACGATGGCGGGGGTATTTTCTCTTATTTACCTCAAAAAGAAGCAGCCGAATCATATTTTGAAAGGCTGTTTGGTACGCCGACAGGCTTGAATTTTGAACATACAGCATTACTGTATGATTTTGCATTTGATCGTTTTGAATCTATTGAATCGTTTAAGTATACTGAGTTATCAAAATTTGGTGCCCATATTTATGAAATTATGACACATCGCGAAGATAATAGAAAACAACATCTGAAATTATATAAAAAGTTGAGTGATATTATAAATGTTACATTATAG
- a CDS encoding YkvS family protein, whose translation MTVAEVGNIVEFYDGLKGRVEKINDNSVIVDLTIMENFNELDLPEKTVINHKRYTIVDQEG comes from the coding sequence ATGACTGTTGCAGAAGTTGGAAATATAGTAGAATTTTATGACGGTTTAAAAGGCCGTGTAGAAAAAATTAATGATAATTCAGTAATTGTAGACTTAACAATTATGGAGAACTTCAATGAACTAGACTTGCCTGAAAAAACTGTCATTAATCATAAACGATATACAATCGTTGACCAAGAAGGATAG
- a CDS encoding competence protein ComK yields the protein MIQQYIIKKGDMALQPCNLSIGQYEGTSIYKYKEESNVIKDRIHKIIDRSCRFYGSSYVFKKEDTMRITGICSKPPILFTPLFPTYFFPTHSDRKEENTWINIHYVQSIRTLKDKKSKVTFVDNQSMIVNISAHSMQHQYLNGIYYYYMMDRAARVATFDPESPIDYTKSQLNIYEALAKYSLFENK from the coding sequence ATGATTCAACAATATATTATTAAAAAAGGTGATATGGCGCTTCAACCATGTAACTTGTCAATTGGACAGTATGAAGGTACATCTATCTACAAGTACAAAGAAGAAAGTAATGTCATAAAAGATCGAATACATAAAATTATCGACCGTTCATGCAGGTTCTATGGTAGTAGTTATGTATTTAAAAAAGAAGATACCATGAGAATCACTGGTATTTGTAGTAAACCACCCATTTTATTCACCCCATTATTTCCTACTTATTTCTTTCCAACTCATTCAGATCGTAAAGAAGAAAACACTTGGATTAACATTCATTATGTTCAGAGTATTAGGACGTTAAAAGATAAGAAATCTAAAGTGACTTTCGTAGATAATCAATCTATGATTGTTAATATTTCAGCACATAGTATGCAACATCAATACTTAAATGGTATATACTATTATTATATGATGGATAGAGCAGCTAGAGTTGCTACATTTGATCCTGAATCTCCTATTGATTATACGAAATCACAATTAAATATTTACGAAGCTTTGGCTAAATACTCTTTATTTGAAAATAAGTAG
- a CDS encoding isochorismate synthase — protein MTLDVKESEIVEAVYESKHTWVSVETKLNYELDPSVLFHITEDFAGDRFYFKKNDNETSFFGYHAIKRFKNDFENKQSIFREWQKYKSDIDLIHPNSERHHLKVCGGFQFSTHKSGDEWREFGINHFILPEVLVTMEHGNTYITYTVKSDEFEIEAFLAIIDKLTQEGVHPDIQMGEIKRIEDIYKDEWRDLVKDTIEILDENKKIVLARKRMIQFDKNINIPYILKQATQGEHNSYLFVLESQDSVFFSQTPEQLMEVNNEVLSTKAVAGTIKRTHQEEIDHENINAFLNDEKNLNEHRFVVDSILSDIEPYVENITFNKEPQILTNDHLYHLYTKIKGQLTDEYYIGLLDNLHPTPALGGYPKEEAIEYIEQNEFGTRGLYGAPVGYIDMYDNCEFIVAIRSMLIKKNQATLFAGCGIVSDSDADSEVEETAVKFRPMMKALGVEKYE, from the coding sequence ATGACTTTAGACGTCAAGGAAAGTGAAATTGTCGAAGCGGTATACGAAAGTAAACATACTTGGGTTTCTGTAGAAACAAAATTAAATTATGAATTAGATCCTTCTGTATTATTTCATATTACAGAAGATTTTGCAGGCGACCGTTTTTATTTCAAAAAAAATGACAACGAAACTTCATTCTTTGGCTATCATGCTATTAAAAGATTTAAAAATGATTTTGAAAATAAACAATCTATTTTCAGAGAATGGCAAAAATATAAAAGTGATATTGATTTAATTCATCCAAACTCAGAACGTCATCACTTAAAGGTATGTGGTGGTTTTCAATTTTCTACGCACAAATCTGGAGATGAGTGGCGCGAATTTGGTATTAATCACTTTATTTTACCAGAAGTATTAGTAACTATGGAGCATGGGAACACATATATTACTTATACTGTAAAATCAGACGAATTTGAAATCGAAGCATTTTTAGCGATTATAGATAAGTTAACCCAAGAAGGTGTCCATCCGGACATTCAAATGGGAGAGATAAAACGAATCGAAGATATTTATAAAGATGAATGGCGTGATTTAGTTAAAGATACAATTGAAATTTTAGATGAAAATAAAAAAATTGTACTTGCTAGAAAAAGAATGATTCAATTTGATAAAAACATCAATATTCCATATATCCTTAAACAAGCAACTCAAGGTGAACATAACAGTTATTTATTTGTATTAGAATCACAAGATAGTGTGTTCTTTTCACAAACGCCTGAACAGCTTATGGAAGTGAATAATGAAGTTTTATCTACGAAAGCAGTGGCTGGGACAATTAAGCGAACGCATCAAGAAGAAATTGATCATGAGAACATTAATGCTTTTTTAAATGATGAAAAGAATTTAAATGAGCATCGTTTTGTTGTTGATAGTATTTTGAGTGATATTGAACCCTATGTTGAAAATATTACTTTCAATAAGGAACCTCAAATTTTAACAAATGATCATTTATACCATTTGTATACGAAAATTAAAGGGCAGTTAACTGATGAATACTATATTGGCTTATTAGATAATCTTCATCCAACACCTGCATTAGGTGGCTATCCTAAAGAAGAAGCGATTGAGTATATTGAGCAAAATGAGTTCGGAACACGTGGGCTTTATGGTGCACCTGTTGGATATATAGATATGTATGATAATTGTGAATTTATCGTTGCAATCAGATCCATGCTTATTAAGAAAAATCAAGCAACATTATTTGCTGGTTGTGGTATTGTTAGCGATTCTGATGCAGATAGTGAAGTTGAAGAGACAGCAGTTAAATTTAGACCTATGATGAAGGCTTTAGGAGTCGAGAAATATGAGTAA
- a CDS encoding lipoate--protein ligase, with the protein MKFISNNDITDPTLNLAMEEYVLKNMPKEDSYFLFYVNRPSIIIGKNQNTVEEVNQPYIDKHGIDVVRRISGGGAVYHDTGNLNFSFITDDDGNSFHNFKKFTEPIVEALKSLGVNAELSGRNDIQVGNAKISGNAMVKVKDRMFSHGTLILNSELDEVQNALRVNPAKIKSKGIKSVRSRVANIVEFLDEPIDIDTFKDIILKTIFGEANQVEEYKLTDEDWQNIEQLSNEKYRTWDWNYGKNPKYNFEREEKFEKGFVQIKLDVKKGQIAHARIFGDFFGEGDITELENALVGTLHEFASIEEALSNYDIHHYFGAIDRNELIRLMS; encoded by the coding sequence ATGAAATTTATTAGTAATAATGATATTACAGATCCAACCTTGAATTTAGCTATGGAAGAGTATGTTTTAAAAAACATGCCCAAAGAAGATAGTTATTTTCTTTTTTATGTTAACAGACCATCTATAATAATTGGGAAAAATCAAAATACTGTAGAAGAAGTTAACCAACCATACATCGATAAGCATGGTATTGATGTAGTAAGACGTATTTCTGGTGGTGGAGCTGTGTATCATGATACAGGAAATCTGAATTTTAGTTTTATTACAGATGATGATGGCAATAGTTTCCATAACTTTAAAAAGTTTACTGAGCCTATTGTTGAAGCGTTAAAATCATTGGGTGTAAATGCTGAATTGAGTGGACGAAATGATATTCAAGTTGGGAATGCTAAAATATCTGGTAATGCAATGGTAAAAGTGAAAGATCGTATGTTTAGTCATGGCACATTGATATTGAATAGTGAATTGGATGAAGTTCAAAATGCTTTAAGGGTGAATCCAGCTAAAATTAAATCAAAAGGAATTAAATCTGTGAGAAGTAGAGTCGCGAACATTGTAGAATTCCTAGATGAGCCTATTGATATTGATACTTTTAAAGATATCATTTTAAAAACAATCTTTGGAGAGGCTAACCAAGTAGAAGAGTATAAACTTACAGATGAAGATTGGCAAAATATAGAACAATTAAGTAATGAAAAATATCGTACATGGGATTGGAATTATGGTAAAAATCCAAAATACAACTTTGAAAGAGAAGAAAAATTTGAAAAAGGCTTTGTTCAAATCAAATTAGATGTTAAAAAGGGTCAAATTGCACATGCTAGAATTTTTGGCGACTTTTTTGGCGAAGGGGACATCACCGAACTTGAAAATGCCCTAGTGGGGACATTGCATGAATTTGCTAGTATTGAAGAAGCTTTATCAAACTATGACATCCACCATTATTTTGGCGCGATAGATAGAAATGAATTAATCAGATTAATGTCATAA
- a CDS encoding 1,4-dihydroxy-2-naphthoate polyprenyltransferase: protein MASQYQQYSAVRKYWHLMRPHTLTAAVVPVLVGTATSKLFLLGSEDHLNLPLFLAMLIACLLIQAATNMFNEYYDFKKGLDDHTSVGIGGAIVRNGMSPKLVMNLAIAFYIIAAILGIFIASQSSFWLLPIGLVCMAVGYLYTGGPFPISWTPFGELFSGVFMGMFIIMIAFFIQTNNLQSLAFWVSLPIVITIALINMGNNIRDRVKDKESGRKTLPILIGKNNSVRFLGFMYIVAYLLVIYIAFFQPGGSIFYLLALLSAPMAIKAVRRFKRNDTPQTMMPAMAATGKTNTFFGVLFALGIYISALLGGI from the coding sequence ATGGCTTCTCAATATCAACAATACTCTGCTGTCAGAAAGTACTGGCACTTAATGAGACCACATACATTGACTGCTGCAGTAGTCCCAGTGCTTGTAGGTACTGCAACTTCAAAGCTTTTTCTATTAGGTAGTGAAGATCACCTTAACCTCCCGTTATTCTTAGCAATGTTAATCGCGTGCTTATTAATTCAAGCAGCAACAAACATGTTTAATGAATACTATGATTTCAAAAAAGGATTAGATGATCACACTTCTGTAGGAATCGGCGGCGCTATCGTTCGCAATGGTATGAGTCCTAAACTTGTCATGAATTTGGCAATTGCATTTTATATTATTGCAGCAATACTTGGAATTTTTATAGCAAGTCAAAGTTCCTTCTGGTTACTACCTATTGGACTTGTATGTATGGCTGTCGGTTACTTATACACAGGTGGACCTTTCCCTATTTCTTGGACACCTTTTGGCGAATTATTCTCCGGTGTATTCATGGGGATGTTTATTATAATGATTGCTTTCTTTATCCAAACAAATAACTTACAAAGTTTAGCATTTTGGGTAAGTCTTCCAATCGTTATCACAATTGCACTTATTAATATGGGTAATAATATTCGTGATCGAGTAAAAGATAAAGAAAGCGGTCGTAAAACATTACCAATCTTAATAGGTAAAAATAACTCTGTACGCTTTTTAGGATTTATGTATATCGTAGCGTACCTTTTAGTTATTTACATTGCCTTTTTCCAACCAGGTGGTTCAATTTTCTACTTACTTGCTCTATTATCAGCGCCAATGGCGATTAAAGCTGTACGCAGATTCAAAAGAAATGATACACCTCAAACAATGATGCCTGCGATGGCTGCAACTGGAAAAACAAATACATTCTTCGGTGTATTATTTGCCTTAGGAATTTATATTAGTGCATTACTAGGTGGTATTTAA